The following are from one region of the Kiritimatiellia bacterium genome:
- a CDS encoding ABC transporter permease subunit — protein MRQFPSKQSVLGVALAIAIIGGWVLLSAGGRISPSLLPAPWTVAKTLADEWNSGKLSAHLLATTSRVLSASAVGAAISTLIAGLCLLFPSWAGTASRLADFLRSVPVLALYPLFLLLLGPGPHTIVSSAAWIVALILVSHMIHGLQAARVQRLEFYRLLGLSNMSVLFWLRFPEALPSLLSGLRIALSLAFAVVVALEMLTTPGRGLGQQVYEASLLFRTAILYAYIMLTGAVGMMLNLVTSILETRVVHWRGH, from the coding sequence ATGCGCCAGTTTCCGAGTAAGCAGAGCGTACTGGGGGTGGCCCTCGCGATCGCGATCATTGGGGGGTGGGTGTTGCTGTCGGCCGGAGGTCGCATCTCTCCGAGCCTGCTGCCCGCACCGTGGACGGTCGCAAAAACGCTGGCCGACGAATGGAACTCCGGCAAGCTGAGCGCTCATCTCCTCGCGACCACTAGCCGCGTGCTCTCGGCGTCCGCGGTCGGTGCCGCAATCTCCACCCTCATCGCGGGCCTCTGTTTGCTGTTTCCATCATGGGCAGGTACCGCCTCACGGCTGGCCGACTTTCTGAGATCCGTACCGGTACTGGCGCTCTATCCGCTGTTTCTTCTGCTGCTCGGTCCCGGTCCGCACACGATCGTGTCCTCCGCTGCCTGGATCGTTGCGCTGATTCTCGTCTCCCACATGATCCATGGCCTTCAGGCGGCTCGGGTGCAACGGCTGGAATTTTACCGTCTGCTCGGCCTGTCCAACATGTCGGTGCTCTTTTGGTTGCGATTCCCCGAGGCGTTGCCGTCCCTGCTGTCCGGTCTGCGCATTGCGCTGTCCCTGGCGTTCGCGGTGGTGGTCGCACTCGAGATGTTGACCACGCCCGGCCGCGGTCTCGGCCAGCAGGTCTATGAAGCTTCTCTCCTCTTTCGCACCGCCATTCTGTATGCCTACATCATGCTGACCGGCGCGGTGGGAATGATGCTGAACCTGGTCACCAGCATACTGGAAACCCGTGTCGTCCACTGGAGGGGACATTAG